In the genome of Drosophila kikkawai strain 14028-0561.14 chromosome 2R, DkikHiC1v2, whole genome shotgun sequence, the window CCCGTGGCGAAGAAGCCATTGGACACCAGCTCCTCGGCCGTGACAGGGGCGTTTGTGGGCCATTCCCCGAACGTTGCCAAACGGACGCTCTCCAGCTCCAGATGCAGCTCTGTCATTTCGCCGAGACTGGGGCCTGGTCCTGCAAGACGTGTCCAAGTCCAATGATGTAATTTCCCGAGCAGAAGTGCACGCAAATCCGAGCAACAGAAAAgccaaaacaagaaaaagaagaaaagtaaACTTATTGATCTCCGCAGTGTGACCGGAGTGAGGGGCCGCGAATATCCAGAGCCCTCAAGAAAGTGGGGCAATGGAAATACTGCAGCACTGCTTGACTCAGCTGACTAGTAATTAACATTTATACACAATATTAAtgttattacaaatattttgttgtacaTAACTTATTATTAGTCgacaaatacaattttttttagatctAGTTAGATAAAGATTTAATAAATCAACGTCAAGCAGTTCAAAAAGGTTCTTCTGTGTTTTTTGCTTTCCCTAATGCGGTCTTACTATTTACTCAGCTGTTTAGCCCAacaaaatgcttaaaatttacTTGTTATTGTTTGGTGAGAgaatttttccttaatttttaatcattATTAACTTTTTTCATCTTAACAGTCGTGTGCGCTGGCGGAGCCCAGGCAGAGCTCTCTGGCCTACTGAGTGCCCTCCACTATTTTGGCCTCTACTCGAATGGCACGGCGGAATCGCTGGGCATCTCCCGGGGCCAGTGCCATTACAGCTTCGAGACATTCGCCCTGCTGGAGGAGCGACACACTTGTGCGCCGGACGACGAGCACATCCAGCACCTGACCCAGCTGCCGCCGGTGAGGAAGCCACCCATCCTGATCAAATGCCTGCAGCCGGAGAACGTAACTAATGCGGAGCCCGGGCTCCTAATGATGCACAGTGCCAAGGAGATTGTGGGCCTGCTGAAGCCCGTGGGCAATGCCACCAAGCGCCACGAGCCGGGCAGCTGTGTTGTGGTCCACTTCTGCACGGCCTCCAGCTTGGAATGCGCTCGCGTAGCGCCCGTAATGAACCTGCTGCCGCATCTCTTTCCCACCCTGCCCATTGCCTATGTGGACGCCTATGAGTTTGGACGCTTCAATGCCGAGTTTGGGATTGTCTCGCTGCCCACGCTGATGATCTTTCATCAGGGCAGGCCGCTGATCAAGTACGATCCCTCATGGTCAGACTCGGAGAAGCGTAGCTTTGCCCGCTTCATTATGCGGCACACGAATGTGAAGACAGTGGATCCGCAAAGCATCCACCCGAGCATACTCAATCGAACGCGCACCGAGCCGCTGTCCAATGTGCCGGTGGTGCAGACGGACTACTATTTGGGTCTGGCCTGGGCCTTCATCCTAGCCTGCCTGGCCAACTACCTACGGCAGACGGTGTTCTGGAAGCAGCTGGTGGAGATGGTGCAGCGCAACTGGCGGGAGTCGGAGGAGACGCAAATGGAGCTGGTGGACTAGTCAGGGAGGAGGTATTAGCTTAGTTTAGGAAATAAAACACACCTCGGGATTCACTAATGTAATGTAATTAccgtttaattaaattcacaTCAACATTTACTTAAGCCTTACGAATTACATGTAATtgggattggattggattaATCATAGTTGCCTCCGATTCGGGTCACTACAATATAAAGCTTAAACAAAATCTAGAGACTggagaattaattaatttaaacttattttagGGTCTCATTTCGGGTGcccattttaattttcattttcaatttaatttttgattttgcgAGAAAGTTGCAAGTTGTGGAAAGTGTCTTGATTGGCGTTGAACAGTCACATTCGTTTatgtattgtgtgtgtgtatggtgTCCTGCGTGGCTCATCCAGGCAACGAATTTTTGGCGAGTGCACCACGCAGGAACAACTCGCGGAAAATAGTCCAAAAGGTTTATGGGTTCTTTTTtgctataaaataaaattctggAACAGGACCAATGCTTGCTTCCAACAGggtttgagtgtgtgtgtgtgcccgcCACTAGTGCTTCTTGCTACGCTTGGTGGCTTTGGAGGTGGCCACCTCGGGATCCTCCTCTGCATACTGGTGATGTTGCTTCATTCCGCGTTGCTGGCGCCGCGAATGTGCCGAGCCATGTGCGGCATAGGGATGTGGGTGTATGCTGTTGCAAGGAACAAATATACTcattagttcaagtttataaATGTCAgacacaaaaaatcaaaaggatAGACAAAGAAAATCATTCGTACACAAGGCCAATTCAAACGcaaattgttaattttaatggcAGGATTAATGATGATAATGGAGGGTCAAATGATTAAGCAGATGCTGGTGATCGTAGGTCGTAGGATTAGAGTCGTAGTGGAGCTTaggcgcagcagcaacagcagcagcagcagcaacaacaaggttAGAATTTTGTCAAGCGTCGTCGAAGGCCAATTAAACGTCGCAGTCGGCAGGGTATTTGTTTCAATGCAGACAGATAGATATagatgtgtgtatgtgtgagtgGGGAGTGTGGGCGCCTTACACGTAGTAGATTTCGGagatgctgttgttgttgtaacgCAGTTCTTGTGGCAAACGATGAGAAGGAGTAGCGGCGCCGCCTTTCGGTTAGTAGAGTGTGTGGTGCATGTGGTTACGCCGTAAGCCGGTGTTCTTGGTTCGTTGTTTTAGATTACATatgataatatatattttatcaggATAAGcatattcttttcttttttcttttttcgcttttattttatttttggttcaTGATCATCGCTCTACTTGCGATAGTGCCGCGAATTATATAGACGCCAATCTCTGCATAAATCAACAAGTACAAGATGTTGGATGGAGAAGAGAAGAGAGAGCGAGAAGTCGTTAATACACTTGgttaaatgttattaaaaaaaaaaacaagagcaaaTCGTTTCCATTAAGGCCTCAAACTAAAGCCTTCAATCGGACCACAAATCCTTCGAATTAAGCTTTAAATTAAGGGTTAGGAATTTTGTAAGCTGTTTTTTGGAGTGCATTGATGATCGAAGCTTATTTTAGCCATGAAACCAGGAACATAACGTAGTCTAACCTCAGCTCTCAAACTAAACAAACCTTGGCGAGGCGGCAAAGCTGTGACTACCGCTGGACACCGTGGCCAGCGGCGAGGATGGTGGGGTGCGCAGTGGTCGACGGGGTGTGGCCAGGCCATGCTGGCCATGGCCATTTCGCAGATACGAGCGACGCGAGCTCacatagttgttgttgttgttgtggttgtggcCATTGGTTAGATCATAGATGGCTGGCGaagatgttgctgttgctgctggtgctgccatGCTGCTGCTTTTCGTAGTCATAGTTGGTCGCAGTATGGAATCGAGTCGAAGAAAAGTTTGGAAAAAGATTACAACAATCGGATTTTTGGGGAAGAGAAGAGAGGGGCAATTCTAGCTGCTTCAGTGTCCCAGTTCTTGTAGTGAAGGGTGAGCGAAGAGAAGAGAGGGAATCGATGggcaaaagaaaaacgaaacaaacgAAAGAACTTGAGCTGGGCTCAGTGTATGCCGCCTACCTCTGTGCCGggcaataatatatatgatttcGAACGCAGTTGGGAATGTAATTAGCAGAAATTTATATTGCTGATTTCTCAGTTAGttagtaaaatatatactgTGTATGTACTTTAGATTTAGTAATTATATCTGCAAGAAAAAACGATTTCAAAATTTAGCAACAGTGTCTCTCTGGCTGAGGAGGGGGAGGGATAGGGGTTAGTTTGGGTTTTCTTCTATTTCTCGGCAAATCCTCCTACACAATCACGCTTAACGGGAAGAGGAACCCTCCCCCCAAAACTGGACGAGGATCCTTTTGTACActcacctgctgctgctgtgcggACCCGCCGCTGGCGCTGAGGGCAAGTGTCGGCCGGCAACGGAGCGCATTggcagcggctgctgctgctcctgaatCACACAATCATCATCTTCGTCATCATCCTCAACCGGTTCAATGGTCAACGTGGACGACGAGTGGGCCGCCGGACGAGCGGGCATAATGGCCTGCATTCCACTGCCACCACGATGTCCCGGCTGTACGGCTCCGCGCGTGGCACGCGAGGTGAACTCGCGATCAAACTGCTCGGCCTCTTCCTCCTCTAGATTGATAAACTCCTGGcgctcctccagctggccCGAGCGCATGTCCTGCTCCTTCTCAATGATGTGTGCCCGCTCGCCAATGTGGTGTCCAATGGCCATCTTTTTGACGCCAGTGCGGGAGTCCTGAACTGTTTTGCGGGTCTCGCGCACG includes:
- the bug gene encoding thioredoxin domain-containing protein 15; translated protein: MLKIYLLLFVVCAGGAQAELSGLLSALHYFGLYSNGTAESLGISRGQCHYSFETFALLEERHTCAPDDEHIQHLTQLPPVRKPPILIKCLQPENVTNAEPGLLMMHSAKEIVGLLKPVGNATKRHEPGSCVVVHFCTASSLECARVAPVMNLLPHLFPTLPIAYVDAYEFGRFNAEFGIVSLPTLMIFHQGRPLIKYDPSWSDSEKRSFARFIMRHTNVKTVDPQSIHPSILNRTRTEPLSNVPVVQTDYYLGLAWAFILACLANYLRQTVFWKQLVEMVQRNWRESEETQMELVD
- the Mlf gene encoding myeloid leukemia factor isoform X2; protein product: MSLFGALMGDFDDDLGLMNNHMNHTMNAMNMQMRSMNRLMSSFMPDPFMQGSPFDPGFQQSALMERPQMPAMPAMGLFGMPMMPNFNRLLNADIGANPGASFCQSTVMTMSSGPDGRPQIYQASTSTKTGPGGVRETRKTVQDSRTGVKKMAIGHHIGERAHIIEKEQDMRSGQLEERQEFINLEEEEAEQFDREFTSRATRGAVQPGHRGGSGMQAIMPARPAAHSSSTLTIEPVEDDDEDDDCVIQEQQQPLPMRSVAGRHLPSAPAAGPHSSSSSMAAPAATATSSPAIYDLTNGHNHNNNNNYVSSRRSYLRNGHGQHGLATPRRPLRTPPSSPLATVSSGSHSFAASPSIHPHPYAAHGSAHSRRQQRGMKQHHQYAEEDPEVATSKATKRSKKH
- the Mlf gene encoding myeloid leukemia factor isoform X4, translated to MSLFGALMGDFDDDLGLMNNHMNHTMNAMNMQMRSMNRLMSSFMPDPFMQGSPFDPGFQQSALMERPQMPAMPAMGLFGMPMMPNFNRLLNADIGANPGASFCQSTVMTMSSGPDGRPQIYQASTSTKTGPGGVRETRKTVQDSRTGVKKMAIGHHIGERAHIIEKEQDMRSGQLEERQEFINLEEEEAEQFDREFTSRATRGAVQPGHRGGSGMQAIMPARPAAHSSSTLTIEPVEDDDEDDDCVIQEQQQPLPMRSVAGRHLPSAPAAGPHSSSSIHPHPYAAHGSAHSRRQQRGMKQHHQYAEEDPEVATSKATKRSKKH
- the Mlf gene encoding myeloid leukemia factor isoform X3, with the translated sequence MDYNNHMNHTMNAMNMQMRSMNRLMSSFMPDPFMQGSPFDPGFQQSALMERPQMPAMPAMGLFGMPMMPNFNRLLNADIGANPGASFCQSTVMTMSSGPDGRPQIYQASTSTKTGPGGVRETRKTVQDSRTGVKKMAIGHHIGERAHIIEKEQDMRSGQLEERQEFINLEEEEAEQFDREFTSRATRGAVQPGHRGGSGMQAIMPARPAAHSSSTLTIEPVEDDDEDDDCVIQEQQQPLPMRSVAGRHLPSAPAAGPHSSSSSSMAAPAATATSSPAIYDLTNGHNHNNNNNYVSSRRSYLRNGHGQHGLATPRRPLRTPPSSPLATVSSGSHSFAASPSIHPHPYAAHGSAHSRRQQRGMKQHHQYAEEDPEVATSKATKRSKKH
- the Mlf gene encoding myeloid leukemia factor isoform X1, which produces MSLFGALMGDFDDDLGLMNNHMNHTMNAMNMQMRSMNRLMSSFMPDPFMQGSPFDPGFQQSALMERPQMPAMPAMGLFGMPMMPNFNRLLNADIGANPGASFCQSTVMTMSSGPDGRPQIYQASTSTKTGPGGVRETRKTVQDSRTGVKKMAIGHHIGERAHIIEKEQDMRSGQLEERQEFINLEEEEAEQFDREFTSRATRGAVQPGHRGGSGMQAIMPARPAAHSSSTLTIEPVEDDDEDDDCVIQEQQQPLPMRSVAGRHLPSAPAAGPHSSSSSSMAAPAATATSSPAIYDLTNGHNHNNNNNYVSSRRSYLRNGHGQHGLATPRRPLRTPPSSPLATVSSGSHSFAASPSIHPHPYAAHGSAHSRRQQRGMKQHHQYAEEDPEVATSKATKRSKKH
- the Mlf gene encoding myeloid leukemia factor isoform X5, translated to MSLFGALMGDFDDDLGLMNNHMNHTMNAMNMQMRSMNRLMSSFMPDPFMQGSPFDPGFQQSALMERPQMPAMPAMGLFGMPMMPNFNRLLNADIGANPGASFCQSTVMTMSSGPDGRPQIYQASTSTKTGPGGVRETRKTVQDSRTGVKKMAIGHHIGERAHIIEKEQDMRSGQLEERQEFINLEEEEAEQFDREFTSRATRGAVQPGHRGGSGMQAIMPARPAAHSSSTLTIEPVEDDDEDDDCVIQEQQQPLPMRSVAGRHLPSAPAAGPHSSSRYNY